In Meiothermus ruber DSM 1279, the following proteins share a genomic window:
- a CDS encoding AfsR/SARP family transcriptional regulator, which yields MDALWDGSDDYRHIDYFKISVRRLRSALASHPLVDFDPVPFEGGLYRFGDRLEVQVDVVELEGLLALGSAEDLEMALKVYRGTFLPEVEAGWVEPIRTRALDAALAAAASLGEMLAENNPTQAAWAFQKLVELDPLAEASYIKLLRVLRRLGDHPRAKLVFRSLVRMLANEYGADPDPAVVREFGDLLE from the coding sequence GTGGACGCACTATGGGATGGCTCCGACGACTATCGTCACATTGACTATTTCAAGATCTCGGTTCGTCGGCTTCGGTCGGCGCTTGCCAGTCATCCGCTGGTGGACTTTGATCCAGTACCCTTCGAGGGCGGCCTTTACAGGTTTGGCGATCGCCTCGAGGTGCAGGTGGACGTCGTGGAGTTGGAGGGTCTTTTGGCGCTTGGCAGTGCCGAAGACCTGGAAATGGCCCTGAAAGTTTACCGAGGAACCTTTTTGCCGGAAGTCGAGGCGGGCTGGGTGGAGCCCATCCGAACCCGAGCCCTCGATGCAGCCCTGGCTGCAGCTGCCTCGTTGGGTGAAATGCTGGCGGAAAATAACCCCACCCAGGCTGCTTGGGCTTTTCAAAAGCTGGTTGAGCTTGATCCCCTCGCAGAGGCCTCGTACATCAAACTGCTGAGGGTGTTGCGTCGGCTTGGTGACCATCCTCGGGCAAAACTGGTTTTCCGCTCGTTGGTGCGTATGTTGGCCAATGAGTACGGGGCCGACCCCGATCCAGCGGTAGTTCGGGAGTTTGGCGACCTGCTGGAATAG
- a CDS encoding IS982 family transposase, which produces MNWTVLVAFCIIDDLLKTLGHKDDPQSKTPASVVLTLWILAALAFAGKHKHALIYAKEQGLFSYIPSPSRFSRRLHSLAHWIPLLLSLSKTLWEQLSSVEHYILDTLPLPVCENIRAPRCRLAPARVYRGYIPSKRSYFHGLKLHLVCTDNQWISEVLLTPGATADVEGLYRLPLDLPQGSKLYVDRGYTDYQAEDDLAMAEGIRLRAIRKGNSKRYHPPGQFIVTVGRKIIESVGAALTELFPKRIHATTLQGFVLKVWGFIFAHNFRRLASIL; this is translated from the coding sequence ATGAACTGGACTGTTCTAGTGGCCTTCTGCATTATAGACGATCTGCTCAAGACCCTCGGACACAAGGACGACCCCCAGAGCAAGACCCCCGCCAGCGTCGTCCTCACCCTCTGGATTCTGGCCGCCCTGGCTTTCGCTGGAAAGCACAAGCACGCCCTGATCTATGCCAAAGAGCAGGGTCTTTTCAGCTACATCCCCTCCCCCAGCCGCTTCAGCCGACGGCTGCACAGCCTGGCCCACTGGATACCGCTGCTATTGTCCCTGAGCAAGACTTTATGGGAGCAGCTAAGCTCAGTGGAGCACTACATCCTCGACACCTTACCCCTGCCGGTCTGTGAAAACATCCGCGCGCCCCGTTGCCGCCTGGCCCCAGCCCGCGTATACCGGGGCTACATTCCCAGCAAACGCAGCTACTTCCACGGACTCAAGCTCCACCTGGTCTGCACGGATAACCAGTGGATCAGCGAAGTTCTCCTCACCCCTGGCGCCACCGCGGACGTGGAGGGGTTGTATCGGCTGCCGCTGGACTTGCCGCAGGGAAGCAAGCTGTACGTGGATCGGGGGTACACCGACTATCAGGCCGAAGATGACCTGGCCATGGCTGAGGGCATCCGGCTGCGCGCCATCCGCAAGGGGAACTCCAAGCGCTACCACCCACCCGGTCAGTTCATAGTCACCGTGGGCAGGAAGATTATCGAGTCGGTGGGTGCTGCCCTGACGGAACTATTCCCCAAGCGCATACATGCCACGACCCTCCAGGGCTTTGTGCTCAAGGTGTGGGGCTTCATCTTTGCCCACAACTTCAGGCGGCTGGCTAGTATTTTGTAG
- a CDS encoding protease complex subunit PrcB family protein, whose product MKPWLGLILLALAGCIPEPGQPTYRATEIQVLFPENTERWTYFYGEPQVVQLDGRRLALTKDTSSSPLAVPEALLVDGEALYREIGPAQPRVAQTSRTFFGSQFVVRANRNVQSAWLFDGDWSRLGNSFLSSSAQVVDNRPGMPRFEELSAAENAVVLREILARRGGRPVVLYEIQPALEPNRYTPAPSQSRVAALAVQYGLETELTLMPPNPNPSPRIMRQGSQSAYTAPEPAAFLVSSTEQLLSVWRLATSNQIPQPATPSVDFSRSRVVAFFWGQKPTGGYGVQYVSSQLSGSTLRVTLRLVSPAPGAILTQALTSPFVLLEVPGRFTRVEFVDVNGRLLASAGS is encoded by the coding sequence ATGAAACCTTGGCTGGGTCTTATCCTGTTGGCCCTGGCCGGCTGCATCCCCGAGCCGGGTCAGCCGACCTACCGGGCCACCGAAATTCAGGTGCTGTTCCCCGAGAACACCGAGCGCTGGACGTATTTTTACGGCGAACCCCAGGTGGTGCAGCTCGACGGGCGCAGGCTGGCCCTTACCAAAGACACCTCCAGCAGCCCCCTGGCCGTGCCAGAAGCACTCCTGGTAGACGGCGAGGCCCTCTATCGTGAGATTGGGCCGGCCCAGCCCCGTGTAGCCCAGACCAGCCGCACCTTCTTCGGTTCACAGTTTGTGGTACGAGCCAACCGCAATGTGCAAAGCGCCTGGCTGTTTGATGGGGACTGGTCGAGGCTGGGAAACAGTTTCCTCAGCAGTAGCGCACAGGTTGTGGATAATCGGCCCGGCATGCCCCGTTTCGAAGAGCTGTCCGCGGCCGAGAACGCGGTGGTGCTGCGGGAAATCCTGGCCCGCCGCGGGGGCCGCCCGGTGGTGCTGTACGAGATTCAACCGGCCCTCGAGCCCAACCGCTACACCCCCGCCCCCAGCCAGAGCCGGGTGGCGGCCCTGGCCGTGCAGTACGGCCTCGAGACGGAGCTCACCCTTATGCCCCCCAACCCTAACCCCAGCCCGCGCATCATGCGGCAAGGCAGCCAGTCGGCCTATACCGCCCCAGAGCCCGCCGCTTTCCTGGTTAGCAGCACCGAGCAGCTCCTTAGTGTCTGGCGGCTGGCTACCAGCAACCAGATCCCCCAACCCGCCACCCCATCGGTCGATTTCAGTCGGAGCCGGGTGGTGGCCTTCTTCTGGGGCCAGAAGCCCACCGGCGGCTATGGCGTGCAGTACGTGAGCAGCCAGCTTTCGGGCAGCACCCTGCGGGTCACCCTGCGCCTGGTGAGCCCCGCGCCAGGGGCTATCCTGACCCAGGCCCTGACCAGCCCCTTTGTGCTGCTCGAGGTTCCCGGACGCTTCACCAGGGTTGAGTTCGTAGACGTGAACGGACGGCTCCTGGCCAGCGCGGGAAGCTGA
- a CDS encoding SDR family NAD(P)-dependent oxidoreductase, with protein MKPKACLVVGMGRGLGLSVARRFGQEGYRLGLIARSAASLENYAGALELDGCAVQTFPADVARTPQLISAIREAEKALGSIEVLVYNAYAAQGRRASELSREALEQTLQVNLYGALLAAQLVIPGMLSRRQGTLLFTGDGLALNPQPDQAALSIGKAALRALVGALSKELYHEGIHAATVTIAGPIRRNTPFDPDLIAEKFWELHTQPPGRWKTEVVYQG; from the coding sequence ATGAAGCCTAAAGCCTGCCTGGTGGTTGGAATGGGGCGGGGGCTTGGGCTCTCGGTGGCCCGGCGCTTCGGCCAGGAAGGGTACCGGCTGGGCCTGATCGCCCGCAGTGCGGCCAGCCTGGAAAACTACGCAGGGGCGCTGGAACTCGATGGCTGCGCGGTTCAAACCTTTCCCGCCGATGTAGCCCGCACCCCCCAGCTCATCTCCGCCATCCGCGAGGCCGAAAAAGCGCTCGGCTCCATCGAGGTATTGGTGTACAACGCCTACGCCGCCCAGGGCCGCCGGGCCTCGGAGCTGAGCCGGGAGGCCCTCGAGCAAACCCTCCAGGTCAATCTTTACGGGGCTTTGCTGGCAGCCCAGCTGGTCATCCCCGGCATGCTCTCGCGCCGCCAGGGCACCCTGCTCTTTACCGGGGATGGCCTGGCCCTGAACCCCCAGCCCGACCAGGCCGCGCTCTCCATTGGCAAAGCCGCCCTGCGGGCCCTGGTGGGCGCCCTGAGCAAAGAGCTCTATCACGAAGGCATCCATGCCGCTACCGTGACCATCGCCGGCCCGATCCGGCGCAACACCCCCTTCGACCCTGACCTGATCGCCGAAAAGTTCTGGGAGCTGCACACCCAGCCTCCGGGCCGGTGGAAGACCGAGGTGGTCTACCAAGGATGA
- the der gene encoding ribosome biogenesis GTPase Der has translation MYRVVIVGRPNVGKSSLFNKLLGLRAAPEKAAKAGSQFAVVADVPGVTRDLKEGVVESEQGRFKLVDTGGLWSGDVWEKKIKQKVERAIADADLVLFAVDGRSDIVTADLEVADFLRRQGKPVLLVATKIDDPKHEAYLGSFYALGFGEPVPTSAAHSRGFDELLERIWALLPIRQGESEPEVVPIRLAIVGRPNAGKSSLLNAILGEERVIVSEIPGTTRDSIDVEFDYGGSRFLLVDTAGIRKRPETGVEEQAIVRAHQAIRDADVVLLVIDPKELGDHELKLANEALEAGKPVILTITKWDLIETKEEARRVRADLALKLSHVQHLPLLYVSSVTKQNLHKLLSEAARLYELARVRFETAELNRWLSVWSTQTLLPNFKGKPLKLFFLTQPEVAPPTFVFFCNHPEFVTRAFEGFLRNRIGEDLGLREIPFRMVFRGRREQPGKGAGERE, from the coding sequence ATGTATAGAGTGGTCATTGTGGGCCGCCCCAATGTGGGTAAGTCGAGCCTGTTCAACAAGCTTTTGGGACTGCGCGCCGCCCCCGAGAAAGCCGCCAAGGCCGGGAGCCAGTTTGCGGTGGTGGCCGATGTGCCGGGGGTGACCCGCGACCTCAAAGAGGGCGTTGTAGAAAGTGAGCAGGGCCGCTTCAAGCTGGTGGATACCGGCGGTTTGTGGTCGGGGGACGTGTGGGAGAAGAAAATCAAGCAAAAAGTCGAACGGGCCATCGCCGATGCTGATCTGGTGCTGTTTGCAGTGGATGGGCGCAGCGATATCGTTACTGCCGACCTCGAGGTCGCCGACTTTTTGCGCCGCCAGGGCAAGCCGGTGTTGTTGGTAGCCACAAAAATAGACGACCCTAAACACGAGGCCTACCTGGGGAGTTTCTATGCCCTGGGTTTTGGCGAGCCCGTCCCCACCAGCGCGGCCCACAGCCGGGGCTTCGATGAGCTGCTGGAGCGCATCTGGGCCCTGCTGCCCATCCGCCAGGGGGAGAGCGAGCCCGAGGTCGTACCCATCCGGCTGGCCATCGTGGGCCGGCCCAATGCGGGCAAGTCCAGCCTGCTCAACGCCATCCTGGGCGAGGAACGGGTGATCGTCTCGGAGATACCCGGGACCACCCGCGACTCTATCGATGTCGAGTTCGACTACGGGGGTAGCCGGTTCTTGCTGGTCGACACCGCCGGCATCCGCAAGCGGCCCGAGACCGGGGTGGAGGAACAGGCCATCGTGCGGGCCCACCAGGCCATCCGCGACGCCGATGTGGTGCTGCTGGTGATAGACCCCAAGGAGCTGGGCGACCACGAGCTGAAGCTAGCCAACGAGGCCCTCGAGGCCGGCAAGCCGGTCATCCTGACCATCACCAAATGGGACCTGATCGAGACCAAGGAAGAGGCCAGGCGGGTGCGGGCCGACCTGGCCCTCAAACTCTCGCACGTGCAGCACCTGCCCCTCCTGTATGTCTCCTCGGTGACCAAGCAGAACCTGCACAAGCTTCTTTCCGAGGCCGCCCGGCTCTATGAGCTGGCCCGGGTTCGCTTCGAGACCGCTGAACTCAACCGCTGGCTTTCGGTCTGGAGTACCCAGACCCTGCTCCCCAACTTTAAGGGCAAACCCCTCAAGCTTTTTTTCCTCACCCAGCCCGAGGTGGCCCCCCCCACCTTTGTCTTCTTTTGCAACCACCCCGAGTTTGTCACGCGGGCCTTCGAGGGCTTTTTACGCAACCGCATTGGCGAAGACCTGGGTTTGCGCGAGATTCCCTTCCGGATGGTCTTCCGCGGGCGTCGGGAGCAGCCGGGCAAAGGGGCAGGGGAGAGGGAGTAA